From the genome of Prosthecobacter fusiformis:
CCCTGGGCGCTATGGAGTGTGTGCGAAGTTTAGCGATGATGAAGGCCGGACGTGGAGTGGGGCGGTCCGCATCGCCCATAGCTATGTGTGGGACTGCGGGTACCCGAGCAGTGTGCAACTGGCGAACGGGCAGATCGTGACGGCTTACTACTCCAAGGATACGCCTGAGTATAGCGGCTACCAGATGGGGGTGGCGGTATGGGAGGCTACTACCCGGCTGACTGCGGAGAATAACAAATAGTGCCGGTTTCAGCCCCGATGGCGGGTGGTGAAAGTAGGCAGACGTACCTTCCAGTACATGGCGGCAAGGCGCAGGATCAAGATGACTCCCATGCCGATGTAGCGGTGGCTTTCGGATGGAGGAAACCACTGGCGCAGGAGGACAAAGGTGGTGGCTCCCATACCGGCGGCGGTGGCATACAGCTCTACCTCCGCACGGAGCACCCAGGGAATCTCGCTGCGCAAGACATCCCGCAGGATGCCGCCTGCGACGCCGGTGACGATGCCCATGAGCACGGCGACGAGGCCAGGAGAACCCAGCAGGAGGGCCTTTTCCGTTCCTATGATCGCAAACAGGGCGAGGCCAAAAGCATCCGCGATGGCGAGGGCACGATTTGGGATATCCCCAAAACGTGCGACCACAAAAGTGACCACTGCGGCCACCAGGGCG
Proteins encoded in this window:
- a CDS encoding trimeric intracellular cation channel family protein; the encoded protein is MPPWIEYSACAVCAISGVLAAEGKRMDLFGALVLALVTAVGGGTIRDLCLGVRPVFWIQTPDFVSTALVAAVVTFVVARFGDIPNRALAIADAFGLALFAIIGTEKALLLGSPGLVAVLMGIVTGVAGGILRDVLRSEIPWVLRAEVELYATAAGMGATTFVLLRQWFPPSESHRYIGMGVILILRLAAMYWKVRLPTFTTRHRG